Genomic DNA from Lactuca sativa cultivar Salinas chromosome 8, Lsat_Salinas_v11, whole genome shotgun sequence:
AGTGTTACAATCAATGATGGGTTAATATAATTTAAACAAATGCTCAAACTCTTTTTTCAAATTTGTGTGATCAATTTTGAATTGTTCACTTATTCATGCATCCAACCTTATTTTTTAGATTTACAGCACATACGAACCACCACCACCGTCATTTGCCATACGTCCCTTCCTGCAGTTCATTTTCTCAATTGTACTCGTAATTCATGAAAGAAAAAGCTCCATATACCCTTTAAATTCTCTATCCTTATTTTCCTCTTTGCTTTGCAGAATTTCCACATGTTTGGTGTTTTCGATTTTGGATTCAATGCTTGACTAATGCCCGATCCATCACCACTCAGTGCACAGTTATGGATTTATTAGGGTTCGTTTCATTACGCATCTGTGTTTTCTTTTATTTCTTCTCTTTACTTCGTCTTTCTATTGAAGATGACTTCATTTTCACCACTTTTTGTCACCAACGACGACTAATCCTTCTCCCTCCTTCTCTTTTCCAATTCTTGGTTTCGTAAAATTGATTGATGGTTCTTCTTGAACTGCCTTTGTTTTCTTTGTCTTTCTCTCTACTGACGTATATCACTGCCATTCTCTTCTTTTGCTATTTCTCCAATAACGAATATGATGTTTGTGTTTATGCAGATGAATATTGGGTTGTTGGCTGGATTCGATTTCTACGAAAATCCGATTCTCACTTCTGTACACCAAATTTCCAACAAATTTCATTTGAGGAACACATGGCCACCATTGGATTCCAATTTAGATGAAAAACGTAATGTTGAGTTGGGCTAAAAGAGGAAAAAAGCAATGTACAAAACATTGGAAAGTTGCTCTGTATCTAATTATCGGTAAGTAATTATGATCAcaagttataattttttttaaaaatcttttaccTTTTTTGTTgacattaattatttaattttatttttcaggTGATTGTAATACGAGAGTTATGATAAGCTTTATCATTAAGGGTTTACCCATTCAGATAAAAAGGAAAATACAAAGTCACATGGTAACTCATGATCCTCCATCTATAGCTCGGGATTCACATGTTAACCAAAACTGATTTGATTTTGTGGATTTTATCTACTCTTTCAAGTTAAAACCctacaaaattaaaacttttttgtttgttttactcGGTGAGGTTTGAAATCATGTCTTTTACAGTACCCAAGTTATTCATTGAAAAATCCGAAATAACTTTTACAGTATTGATTGTTAACAAAACTTTTTTTTACCATTATATACAACAATACCATACACAGCGAGCAAATATGTGGTAATTTCTGAGAATATCACTGATATATTACAATTTAAAAATACCACAAATGCAATTTTATTTTTGACATTAAGTACATTCGAATTTAAGGTTACACAAATACATTACTAACAATACTAAAATTTAAGCTATTATATACTTAGAAGGCATTTTGCTACAAAACACAAAGGCATATGCAATATTAGGTGCTTCTCAACATTAAGATCACTATTGATGGTGAAACTTAGCAAATGGCCTTCAGTACAAATTTTATTTCCCaaacaaaattattattttttagaaGTTAAGCATTCAAACTTTATACATAAGTGAAATCAATACTGGCTTATTGCTGGGCTTGATTATGTGAAATCCTATAAAGAGAAGGACAATTAGTTGCTTTATCATTGGCTACATGAAAGAAGTAGCTATGTACTTTCATTGTCAATAACCCGCCAGTCGTTGCAATGAGAGACAACCTCATCAATCTATGGAAGTGTTGGTGATCATTGTAGAAAGTCTTGGAATTCCAAAGCGGGTATGTGTTTGAATTCATTCAACATTGGGTCACAAGTGTCATGTCGATTCAAGGTATGTTACCAATATAATCTttcatataaaacatataattatGAGTAGTTTGTGTGCATAGTGCTCTCAATATTGATGATACGAGTATATGACCAAACCCAAATATTTTTTGAAACATAAAGCTAATATAATTATGATGGGATTTCAAAATAATAGATTGTTCCAACTATTGATGTTCATGTTTTTCTTGAAAATGATGTTTCCAACATAATCCCTGCCATTTCTAACAATTAGTGTTCATACATTTCTTAAAAACTGATGATTACAACAAGTCCAACTGAACTCCTCTTTGAAACGAACTCAACTTTGGTTATGATGGGTTTTCTAAATCTAAGATCTTTTTAGTTGCATTTGGTATTTAATTATTGAACACTTTTTGTTCAGAACAAATGAAATTTATGCCTTGAAGAATTTGTTTATAAAACAGAAACTAGCCCCATAGGTGTATTACAGTCAATAATGGGTTAACCTAATTTAAACTAATGTTCAAACTCCTTTTGCTTTGCTAATTTGTGTGGAAATTTTTTAATTGTTCACTTATTTATGCACCCTTTTGACTGATAGCAGCTTTTTTATACATCCTAGAACTCTAATTTTCTATGATTTATGATTgccttttaaattttaattatccTTTTTCATGGTGAACCCAAAAATACACTTCAAAAGAACGTTGCTATTGTATAAAATATAGCCCGTAAAGTAAAATGTTCTCAACATTTAGTTCATATGGTTTGGTGATATGTAGACTGGATTATGGTGACAAAATGGAAGAGTTTATTAAAAGATGTTTCTACCAATTGGGTCGATACAACTTTGATGGACATTTTTTCAAAATTGAACCCTAAGTTGAAGCAACTTTGATGGATTCATGAGAAATAATATGTACTTAAATTTCTTTATGTATTCATGAGAAATAAGACTGTTGTGATTGTAAATATGAGGAATAGCAATGTGCGTTTATTTACTTGTCTAATGTCTATTATAGCATTGAACTTCCATTTTCTTTTTATAACTTCCCAGAAAAGCCTTCGTGGGCCGTGATTATCACGGCCCTTATAAGctcactagtatatatatatatatatatatatatatatatatatatatatatatatatatatatatatatatatatatatatatatatattgtgaagaGTAATTTCTAATTTTTGCTAGATTTAATGCGATATTAATTGAAAATTATGATTACATAGGTGGTGAAAAATAAAGCAAGTTGCTGACATTGTTAGAAATAGCTAATTACCTTCTACATGTTGCAATAAGGACATCTGTCTTTACATAGATGTTTGTGAGTGtaaattgatttttttgttttgttttgcacatctctctctctctctctctctctctctatatatatatatatatatatatatatatatatatatatatatatatatatatatatatactatcttataaaagaaatcccactatttctaaaaatagattgaataaaataataatatttttttaagacgtccaaatcattaagctaattgtacaactaattactaataaaataatattaaaatttaaacaaactcatataaatcttctcttccaaggttttgacaagatcttttttcatccaaataaatactcaaaaccctataatttggtcatttcatgaattttttttatttttaatatgacatgtttccaaaaaaaactaatgattgaactgaaaataatcattctccatcgaaaagaaattaattgtcgaaacaaactatttgtcgcccactgctttgcgcgggtaaacggctagtatatatatatatatatatatatatatatatatatataacccatgGGAACcatgtatataaaattaattaaacttttataataaaaaattataattattaatcaattatttaaaataagtcattttaaataaattattaatcaagagatatattaaaattttaaagttagtataacttcaaatttaacatataataagaAAATGTAAATTTGGATTTTGAAATGAGTTGTCTAATATATCTAtattacacataacataatattaaTAAGGAGTTATATTAGAGTGATATTTGCCAAaaagagattaaaactattcatttattagaatatatatatatatatatatatatatatatatatatatatatatatatatatatatatatatatattgtgaagaGTAATTTCTAATTTTTGCTAGATTTAATGCGATATTAATTGAAAAATATGATTACATAGGTGGTGAAAAATAAAGCAAATTGCCGACATTGGTAGAAATAGTTAATTACCTTCTACATGTGGCAATAAGGACATCTTGTCTTTACATAGATGTTTGTGAGtgtaaattgattttttttgttttgttttgcacatatctctctctctctctctctctctctatatatatatatatatatatatatatatatatatatatatatatatatatatatatatatatatatatatatatatataggttcaaatgttttcactatctattgtgtgcatgtatgattgattctggaccaatcattttagttattttaagaaagtaattaatgcatattacatgttgaagatataatgaatattaattaatatatatatatatatatatatatatatatatatatatatatatatatatataatactttatAACCCATGGGAACcatgtatataaaattaattaaaattttataataaaaatttataaattattaatcaattatttaaaataagtcattttaaataaattattaatcaagagatatattaaaattttaaagttaGTCTAACttaaaatttaacatataataagaaaatttaaaaatttgaattttgaaattagttgtctaatatatctacattacacataacataatattaatgaggaattaTATTAGAGTGACATTTGCCAAAAAGAgattaaaactatatatatatatatatatatatatatatatatatatatatatatatatatatatatatatatatatatatatatatatatatatatatatatatatatatatatatatcatttcctAGAGGTGCTGAAGCAACATACATACCTTCTATCTCTACAAATCAACTAATCAATGGCATTAGCCCCTCCTTTGGCTCCGACCTTTTCTTCTCAATCATGGAATCATGATGTTTTCCTTAGTTTTAGAGGTGAAGATACTCGGAAGACTTTTGTGGATCATCTCTATAAAGCTCTTTTGCAACAAGGTATCGACACTTACAAGGATGATGAAACACTTCCACACGGCGAATCAATCGGTTCATCCCTCACGAAGGCTATTGAGGAATCACAAATTGCCGTCATAATAAAAACTATGCACAGTCGCCGTGGTGCTTGGATGAACTTGCACATATTATGAAATGCAAGGAGACTAGAGGGCAAATTGTGATTCCTATATTTTATAATGTGGATCCGTCTGAAGTGcgaaatcaaaaacaaaaatacggAGAAGTATTTGCCAAATATGAACCGGAATACAAAAACAAAGTTGAATCTTGGAGAAAAACACTTGTGGATGCATGTAACCTTTGTGGATGGGAACCCAAGAACGTTGCGAACGGGTAATTTTCTTACCTTATATCTTTTATACAAATGTTTTAATAATTCTTGATGATGTTGATGACGTTAATAAACAGCCAGTTTGGTAAGCTAAAACATAACTCAAGTGTTAGAATTATGATAGGCTTAAATTAAGTTATGGCGGACTTCATTGCTTTCTACCTATAACACTGTACACCTTGCTGCAAGTTACAAAAAACAAACCCATCTTCCTGATACTTTTGCTGTTTGAAAGTATTCgttgtttcccaagaaaattGTTTCAAACTTTACAAGTGCAAAATTCAAtctgaaatatatatataaagagtgaTTAGAACTCCTTTTTTCATAGACCATGACGCAAATAACCACTTTTTTAAATGTGAGCATGTATAAATTATCCTTGTATATCCAACGTGCAGGCATGAATCAGATGTTATCAAAGAAATTGTTGAAGAAATTTCACTGAGGTTAGGGCCAGTAACTTCAAATGCAAATGAGAAGCTGATCGGAATAGAGGCCCGTGCTCAACGTTTGAAATCCGAGTTACAAATAAAGTCAGGTGGTGTGCGAATGATTGGAATATGGGGGGTTGGGGGTGGTGGTAAAACTACTCTTGCATCTTCTATATATGATGAACTCTCTAGAGAGTTTGATGGTTGCTGCTTTATTGCAAATATTCGAGAGGAATCAAGAAGGCGTGGTTTGGAAGAATTGCAAGAAAAATGCCTTTTAAAAATGGAAGCAAACACTGTTGGAAGAGGAAGATGCTTGATAAATAAGAGGTTTCGCCACAGAAAGGTCTTGATTGTTCTTGACGATGTCGATCAACGTGAACAACTAGAAGCGTTAGCTGGATCGCCTGATTGGTTTGGTGAAGGAAGTCGCATAATAATCACAACTAGAGATGAGCATTTATTAAAAGCTCACAGAGTTGTGGTACATGAGATTAGCTTGTTAAACGCTGATGAGGCTATTGAGCTCTTTCGCAAGCATGCACCCCAGGGTTCCATGCCTATGGAAGATTATGAGCAGCTTTCAAAAGAGGTGGTCTCTTATGCTGGTGGGCTTCCATTAGCACTTACAATTCTTGGTTCTTGTCTGTGTGACAAAAACATTCAGCAGTGGAGGAGTGCTTTAGCGAGACTACAACAGATCCCTGATGCTAATATTCTGGAAAAGCTAAAAATCAGCTTTGATGGACTTGCAAATGTTCAGAAAGACTTGTTCCTTGATATTGCATGTTTTTTCCGGGGGTGGAAGAAAGACAGGGCAATGGAGATACTTGATGCATGTGGTTTTAATCCTGTTATAGGAGTAGAGGAGTTGAGACAAAAGGCTCTCATAACTATTTCGGATGGAAGATTTAATATGCATGATCAGGTGCAAGAAATGGGACACTACATTGTTAGGGGGGAACATCCTAAGAATCCTGAAAGACATAGTAGAGTTTGGAAGAAGGAAGATGTTCTAACACTATGTGCTATGGATGCGACAATGGTAATCGTTAAGCTAGTTTTTCATGATATATGTGTATAAACAAACACTTTTAATTCAACATTTAAACCATTTTACTCATCTATCATAGGAACTTGACAAGATTGAAGCAATACAAATTGATTACAGTAGTTTTGGAGTACATGAAGAACCTCCTCCTATTGTTGCAAACATAAGGAACCTTCGGTATATCAGATGGAAAGGTGATCCAATCAATCATTTGGTTAATAACTTTCCACCAAGGGAACTTTGTTGTCTAATATTGCGTACAGGCTTGCAAGACCATCTTTGGAATGGTTATAAGGTATTTCTTATTGTTTATCTAATGCATACAATGAAAACAAAGTGCATGATGAATTATTGAGTTGACTAATCCAGATAGTAAACTTTAAGTAGTTAAAAGGATACGAACACACAATTATGTCATCTATTATTGGTGTCATTAAGCaacttcaatatatatatatatatatatatatatatatatatatatatatatatatatatatatatatatatatatatatatatatatatatatatatatatatatatatatatatatataaccggcAATAGTATGGAAAACATGAATAACTTTTTGTCTAAACATAAATACAAAAACtgctttattattattttttaattttaattgaaATAATATATTCTTAATTTGAGAAGATTTCAATTTTAATCTATCTTTTTGTTCATTAATAACCATTATAAAACATTGATATATCACCAATTtggatttaaaaatatttta
This window encodes:
- the LOC111920972 gene encoding disease resistance protein RUN1 — its product is MKCKETRGQIVIPIFYNVDPSEVRNQKQKYGEVFAKYEPEYKNKVESWRKTLVDACNLCGWEPKNVANGHESDVIKEIVEEISLRLGPVTSNANEKLIGIEARAQRLKSELQIKSGGVRMIGIWGVGGGGKTTLASSIYDELSREFDGCCFIANIREESRRRGLEELQEKCLLKMEANTVGRGRCLINKRFRHRKVLIVLDDVDQREQLEALAGSPDWFGEGSRIIITTRDEHLLKAHRVVVHEISLLNADEAIELFRKHAPQGSMPMEDYEQLSKEVVSYAGGLPLALTILGSCLCDKNIQQWRSALARLQQIPDANILEKLKISFDGLANVQKDLFLDIACFFRGWKKDRAMEILDACGFNPVIGVEELRQKALITISDGRFNMHDQVQEMGHYIVRGEHPKNPERHSRVWKKEDVLTLCAMDATMELDKIEAIQIDYSSFGVHEEPPPIVANIRNLRYIRWKGDPINHLVNNFPPRELCCLILRTGLQDHLWNGYKYLPNLKIMELWYLDNLIMTPNFDGLPKLERFILKGSPHLKEIHSSFGGLDRLVCLCIVKCEGIKKFPSITRLQKIETLSFAGCPRLIEFLKIQQKMDNLGDEDMSSGGAWESPNLNHIVLCFLGRCLRDLCLGLCGFGDEDIGSAVRERLSFSCQYLRKLDLSGCNLGDEDMIFAVWELPNLQELDLSHNKFSRLDFILIRTPRLKILNMSDCIRLVELSELPSSIAILKANNCSSLETFGDISNCKWLWKVSFRGVKKLRDPPNGTLLDSMLKGNAFNDYRISVTLQHNIPKGIVGRLLRGNAFSLRHLPCNWYNEFCGILIHVVTFKVFPEIHIIIKQEVDEVSRFELQRESSEELESEYDGTKTYVGYVSFNSLRGIAFLNSTYNVILISLRQHGFPVGAADRIGAALVPKNDQVQTTKIETDCSEFWDEDHFRPTFTIKQDSKSYINILWRPNH